Proteins encoded in a region of the Paenibacillus wynnii genome:
- a CDS encoding MFS transporter, translated as MMKIKPHKVFYSVSFFQFFMREITGTTLILFLLSKGLSLETSNYLLVIYFLSVFLFEVPTGAIADKYGRKISVVLGLICFLIYSIFFMQANELWLLIFAQIFGGLAICLQSGALESWVVETSEHSVEDLFTTANSIQYISGIFCGLLGALLATYHYSLPWIVSIISTIITITLCLCFMNENNTIARHNANSNLLIIIRESVRIGINNKAIWIIFFIGLFISFSNSAGNTFQQPRLVGLSEQGIWIMGIIKAAYSLCMTLGSYLIRKLYRKYSDIYILMLSCAMIGIWLTLAGALNSFYPVLVTFLIYEVGRGMYPAAKQIFLNKRISNEYRSTLLSLDSAISQLGMCIGLIVTGIISRKFINIKSDQAPIQISWIICGGIALIPIVLLLLFKINTKGNRQLIGNQNFKS; from the coding sequence ATGATGAAGATCAAGCCGCATAAAGTATTTTACTCTGTCAGTTTTTTTCAATTTTTCATGAGAGAAATAACAGGTACTACATTGATACTGTTTTTATTATCCAAGGGTTTGTCGTTGGAAACATCCAACTATTTGCTCGTCATATATTTTCTGAGTGTTTTCCTTTTTGAAGTACCCACGGGAGCAATAGCTGACAAATATGGAAGAAAAATATCGGTAGTATTAGGATTGATCTGCTTTTTAATATATAGTATTTTTTTTATGCAGGCCAACGAGCTTTGGTTGCTCATCTTCGCGCAAATATTTGGAGGTTTAGCAATTTGCTTGCAATCTGGAGCCCTCGAGTCTTGGGTAGTCGAAACTAGTGAACACTCAGTTGAAGATCTCTTTACGACTGCTAACAGCATTCAATATATCTCTGGGATATTCTGTGGTCTCTTAGGAGCTCTTCTTGCAACTTACCACTACTCTCTTCCTTGGATAGTTAGCATAATTTCTACAATAATAACAATTACATTGTGTTTATGCTTTATGAATGAAAATAATACAATAGCTCGTCACAATGCTAACAGTAACCTTCTAATAATAATCCGAGAGAGTGTTCGCATTGGCATAAATAATAAAGCCATATGGATAATATTTTTCATTGGATTGTTTATCAGTTTCTCGAATTCAGCAGGAAACACATTTCAACAGCCCCGTTTAGTAGGCCTTTCCGAACAAGGGATCTGGATCATGGGAATTATTAAAGCAGCATACTCGCTTTGTATGACTTTAGGAAGTTACCTTATCCGAAAGTTATACAGGAAATATAGTGATATTTATATTTTGATGCTATCTTGCGCAATGATTGGCATATGGTTGACTTTAGCCGGAGCTTTAAATTCATTTTATCCAGTACTCGTTACATTTTTGATATATGAGGTCGGTAGAGGAATGTATCCTGCCGCAAAACAAATATTTCTCAATAAAAGAATATCAAATGAGTACCGCTCAACTCTTCTATCATTAGATTCAGCAATCTCCCAGTTGGGAATGTGTATAGGTTTAATTGTTACAGGTATTATTAGTCGGAAATTTATAAATATTAAATCTGACCAAGCACCCATCCAGATTTCCTGGATTATCTGCGGAGGAATAGCTTTAATCCCAATTGTTTTATTGTTACTTTTCAAAATAAATACAAAAGGGAACAGACAACTAATAGGGAATCAAAATTTTAAAAGTTAA
- a CDS encoding sortase B protein-sorting domain-containing protein — protein MLYMTLLIISYTLLIRRSKILS, from the coding sequence ATGCTGTATATGACTCTGCTGATAATAAGTTATACGCTATTGATCAGGCGTTCAAAAATCTTATCGTAG
- a CDS encoding C-glycoside deglycosidase beta subunit domain-containing protein — MPLYLEIHLSMVHDFQVEVDGQAVPRENIRFSPDVEIYFILEELQTVTTYKWSTDKKVLFL; from the coding sequence ATACCCCTTTATCTGGAAATTCATCTTTCCATGGTGCACGATTTCCAGGTTGAAGTAGACGGACAGGCAGTCCCCCGGGAAAATATCCGCTTTTCTCCAGATGTAGAGATCTATTTTATACTTGAAGAATTGCAAACCGTGACCACCTATAAATGGAGTACGGACAAGAAGGTTTTGTTTTTGTAG